The Armatimonadota bacterium genome contains a region encoding:
- a CDS encoding DUF2304 domain-containing protein → MTPTQQIIAGLASLLVMMFVVDLVRRRKLREEYSMLWLAAGALMIVMALDRAALFWLATALGIEHPAYALFVVAIFVGMVLAIHFTVVLSKLTAQTWRLTQEIGLLRTELDELRTKEDRG, encoded by the coding sequence ATGACGCCGACCCAACAGATCATCGCCGGGCTCGCAAGCCTGCTGGTCATGATGTTCGTCGTGGACCTTGTGAGGCGCAGGAAGCTGAGAGAAGAGTATTCGATGCTCTGGCTGGCAGCCGGCGCGCTGATGATCGTCATGGCCTTGGACCGAGCGGCCCTGTTCTGGCTCGCCACGGCGCTCGGCATCGAGCACCCGGCGTACGCCCTGTTCGTCGTGGCGATATTCGTGGGGATGGTACTCGCCATCCACTTCACGGTCGTGCTGTCGAAACTGACGGCGCAGACCTGGCGCCTAACCCAGGAGATCGGCCTGCTCCGGACCGAACTCGACGAACTTAGGACCAAGGAGGACCGCGGATGA
- a CDS encoding glycosyltransferase family 39 protein translates to MGRIENTYSDVDVRAGVYSRLLRVMPYLLTAAVVLWFCLFLHNSLTRTRLFSPDSMNYVDVARNISEGKGIVQSTLGFNQTEFSTESLIPSPFVAQPPLYPLLIALLSRTGIAHTDSALILSAVCMLGVVALAFILTRQMYSLGLACLVAGCLVTYFPLRFVGRYAWSETLAIALAMCTLACLYSSARRQHVHSLLLAGGLVAGLAFSTRYVFAILLPVGLFFIACSVQTRTRSETRWNALAYSIGWAIPVSLVLTHNFSSSRTLLPSMLPSQSNLAENLQLAAVGTIGHWLGLTRVREQVLLAVVVPLVCIARLIRIQRLQAVLQEVFVSRGRYLLWSWAVSYFVLLIVQRTTRHFDSIDTRLVSPAGVALLIPASAFIMKGLNLKVAPHFGIACALFLVLLSSAREAQRALRVAPVELQTIIGQSARLSWVQMHTTDSDLIIGDNTVDIPFYLCRDAAVSFSAYPYTRKLTYGEFNGYAYANRHRFRNFYVVVRRENASYSDLIARYGPFVADLKREDMHRYSHLFIMALLSDSVVYRFVP, encoded by the coding sequence AGTGTTGTGGTTCTGCCTCTTTCTGCACAATTCCTTGACTCGAACGCGACTGTTCTCCCCTGATTCCATGAACTATGTGGACGTTGCGCGTAACATCAGTGAGGGGAAAGGCATTGTACAATCTACGCTGGGTTTCAACCAGACCGAGTTCTCTACCGAGAGCCTGATTCCCTCGCCATTTGTAGCGCAGCCTCCATTGTACCCGCTCTTGATTGCGCTCTTGTCCAGAACCGGAATAGCACATACGGATTCGGCTCTGATTCTGTCGGCGGTATGCATGTTAGGCGTTGTTGCTCTGGCATTCATACTCACTCGACAGATGTACAGTCTCGGCCTAGCCTGCCTGGTAGCCGGATGCCTCGTGACATACTTTCCACTTCGTTTCGTCGGCAGGTACGCGTGGAGCGAGACACTCGCGATCGCCTTGGCGATGTGCACTCTTGCCTGTCTGTATTCATCTGCGAGGCGGCAGCACGTGCACTCTCTGCTTCTTGCCGGGGGCCTCGTCGCCGGACTTGCGTTCTCAACGCGGTACGTGTTTGCGATCCTCTTGCCAGTCGGCTTGTTCTTCATCGCTTGCTCAGTTCAGACCAGAACACGGTCGGAAACCAGGTGGAATGCGCTCGCCTACTCGATTGGCTGGGCCATACCAGTTTCGCTTGTACTGACCCACAACTTTTCAAGCAGCCGGACTCTCCTGCCGTCGATGCTACCTTCTCAGTCGAATCTGGCAGAGAACCTGCAACTTGCAGCCGTTGGCACGATAGGGCACTGGCTGGGTTTGACGCGTGTTCGGGAACAGGTGCTGCTGGCAGTTGTAGTTCCCCTCGTCTGCATCGCCCGTCTGATCCGAATCCAGCGCCTTCAAGCGGTTCTCCAAGAGGTCTTCGTCTCACGCGGAAGGTACTTGCTCTGGTCATGGGCAGTGTCGTATTTTGTGCTTCTCATAGTCCAGAGAACGACAAGACACTTCGACAGCATCGACACAAGGCTTGTTTCCCCAGCGGGAGTAGCTCTGCTGATTCCGGCATCGGCCTTCATCATGAAGGGTCTGAACCTGAAGGTCGCCCCGCACTTCGGCATTGCATGCGCGCTGTTTCTGGTACTGCTCTCAAGCGCAAGGGAGGCACAGCGCGCACTTCGAGTTGCGCCGGTTGAACTGCAGACCATCATAGGCCAGTCGGCACGGCTATCATGGGTCCAGATGCACACTACTGACAGCGACCTTATAATAGGCGACAATACTGTCGACATACCTTTTTACTTGTGCCGAGACGCAGCGGTTTCGTTTTCCGCATATCCGTACACGCGCAAATTGACCTATGGCGAATTCAACGGCTATGCATACGCAAACCGCCACAGGTTTCGGAACTTCTATGTAGTCGTCAGGAGGGAGAATGCCTCATACTCGGACCTTATAGCGCGCTACGGTCCATTCGTAGCGGATCTTAAACGAGAAGACATGCACAGGTACTCTCATCTGTTCATCATGGCTCTATTGAGTGATTCGGTCGTATATAGATTCGTGCCGTAA
- a CDS encoding carbon-nitrogen hydrolase family protein encodes MKRMARLATVTLLNNEGSMIEAGLAAIDEAAAHRPDLIVLPEEMDIIGLMPEEVAEVGEPVPGGPVQARFAEKARKHGVNLVVGLREREGDRLYNVGVVIDRKGEYVGKYRKTHLAPGESDQVTAGDEYPVFDLDFGRVGVLICMDIHYPEPWTILALQGADIIAHPTMWRDYTGDMCESLVNARAIDNQVYVVTSHYVTMPFLTGGSMGHSRIVDPYGRTLASTSHKPGVAVAEVDLDEGYEYWATGDLKRRYPTLKECFLGMRRPETYGIVTRPDTENRWKIDEPVLYAPGSPDPLE; translated from the coding sequence ATGAAACGAATGGCAAGATTGGCTACCGTCACACTCCTGAACAACGAGGGTTCGATGATCGAGGCGGGTCTCGCCGCGATCGACGAGGCGGCAGCGCATAGGCCGGACCTGATCGTGCTGCCCGAGGAGATGGACATCATCGGCCTGATGCCTGAAGAGGTCGCGGAGGTCGGCGAGCCGGTGCCGGGTGGCCCGGTCCAGGCACGCTTCGCCGAGAAGGCTCGGAAGCACGGCGTCAACCTCGTCGTCGGCCTCAGGGAGCGGGAGGGCGACCGCCTGTATAACGTGGGAGTCGTGATCGACCGGAAGGGTGAGTACGTCGGCAAGTACCGGAAGACTCACCTCGCGCCCGGCGAATCGGACCAGGTCACGGCGGGAGATGAGTACCCGGTCTTCGACCTCGATTTCGGCAGGGTCGGCGTCCTCATCTGCATGGACATCCACTACCCCGAGCCGTGGACCATCCTCGCACTTCAGGGTGCCGACATCATCGCCCACCCGACCATGTGGCGCGACTACACCGGCGACATGTGTGAGTCGCTCGTGAATGCGAGGGCGATCGACAACCAGGTCTACGTCGTCACGAGCCACTACGTCACGATGCCGTTCCTGACCGGGGGCTCGATGGGCCACTCCCGCATCGTCGACCCGTACGGCCGGACTCTCGCATCGACCAGCCACAAGCCGGGAGTAGCTGTGGCAGAGGTCGATCTCGACGAGGGATATGAGTACTGGGCGACCGGCGATCTCAAGAGGCGCTACCCGACGCTCAAGGAGTGCTTCCTCGGCATGCGCCGCCCGGAGACCTACGGGATCGTTACCCGCCCGGACACAGAGAACCGGTGGAAGATCGACGAACCGGTTCTCTACGCCCCGGGATCGCCCGACCCCCTCGAGTAG
- a CDS encoding EamA family transporter has translation MRNVVLVVACTLMLAVGQLCWKSGLNQSGFAVSGSGLKALAASWLIWAGFALFGIATLVWFAVLAKSPLSLVYPLMSLSYVFGLVLARYCLGESISLVRWAGVGLICVGVALVTR, from the coding sequence ATGAGAAACGTCGTGCTCGTGGTGGCCTGCACCCTGATGCTCGCGGTGGGGCAACTCTGCTGGAAGTCCGGCCTGAACCAGAGCGGGTTCGCCGTGTCCGGTTCCGGGCTGAAGGCGCTCGCGGCGTCCTGGCTGATCTGGGCGGGTTTCGCGCTGTTCGGCATCGCGACGCTGGTATGGTTCGCAGTCCTTGCCAAGTCGCCGCTGAGCCTCGTGTATCCGCTGATGAGCCTGAGCTACGTGTTCGGGCTGGTCTTGGCCAGGTACTGCCTCGGTGAGAGTATCAGCCTGGTCCGATGGGCGGGCGTGGGTCTGATCTGCGTCGGCGTGGCGCTCGTGACGAGGTAA
- a CDS encoding glycosyltransferase family 2 protein yields MNNINNRILSIIPSFNEEESLPTTLQELMETRPDVDIVVVDDGSSDNTSQIAGDMGVYVIRLPVNLGIGGAVQSGLHFAARHGYDAAFQYDADGQHRPDQIGQLVGPILSGEADMVLGSRFLKDSGYRVSAARGAMMWLLRTLTSMAIGQRITDNTSGFRAYGREAIRFMTMNCSCDYPEIEAIIRLVRSGYTFMEVPSSMRERMAGKSMFTPFRASYFVIRSLMAVLISVWSTPRCAGRTCREGEVK; encoded by the coding sequence GTGAATAACATCAACAATCGTATCTTATCAATCATCCCGAGTTTCAACGAGGAGGAGAGCCTGCCGACGACTCTGCAGGAGTTGATGGAGACCCGACCAGACGTGGATATCGTCGTCGTGGACGACGGCTCCTCTGACAACACCTCGCAGATAGCCGGAGATATGGGCGTGTACGTCATCCGTCTACCCGTGAACCTGGGCATCGGGGGAGCCGTCCAGTCCGGGCTCCACTTCGCTGCAAGGCACGGGTACGATGCGGCGTTCCAGTATGACGCCGACGGCCAGCATCGGCCCGATCAGATCGGACAGCTAGTGGGCCCAATACTGAGCGGCGAGGCCGACATGGTACTGGGGTCGCGTTTTCTGAAGGACAGCGGCTACCGGGTGTCGGCTGCCAGGGGAGCCATGATGTGGCTGCTGCGGACCCTAACATCAATGGCGATCGGACAGCGGATCACGGACAACACCTCAGGATTCCGCGCGTACGGACGAGAAGCGATCCGGTTCATGACCATGAACTGCTCCTGCGACTACCCCGAGATCGAGGCGATCATACGGCTTGTCAGGAGCGGCTACACGTTTATGGAGGTGCCGTCTTCCATGAGGGAGCGAATGGCCGGCAAGTCGATGTTCACACCGTTCAGGGCGAGCTACTTCGTGATTCGATCCCTGATGGCGGTATTGATCAGCGTATGGAGCACGCCTCGATGCGCCGGGAGGACATGCAGGGAAGGAGAAGTGAAATGA
- a CDS encoding SLBB domain-containing protein, giving the protein MSTRILLVIVCLSLSAGLSAAPYLLGQGDVIAIKIINFDNLSTQAKVQPDGRISLPLVGNVEAAGKTAEKLAEELTTKYSEFVVRPSVWVTISEFRQDTVLMLGLIGKPGPSVIGQDTTILTAIASAGGTLEKADTANILVTRNNQETIHVNLDAAATDPKQNIKVVPGDIIFVPESKDRVLVAGSVTNPGSYDLKPGMRVLDALSAAGGLTTEANAAGALLTSASGAQARVNLDSLLKKGEASENVEIKPGDVLLVPRQDKRFFVFGQVGKSGGYPLAGEERLLDALSAAGGTGTTSNLSNISVVRMVDGKATALSVNLNDFAKKGDQAQNIKIEPSDIVFVPEKGEKKPFQILDVLRIVHDVIYLTDRF; this is encoded by the coding sequence ATGTCTACACGCATCCTTCTCGTCATAGTATGCCTCAGCCTGTCAGCCGGGCTCTCGGCGGCGCCGTACCTGCTCGGGCAGGGCGACGTCATCGCGATCAAGATCATCAACTTCGACAACCTGAGCACTCAGGCGAAGGTCCAGCCCGACGGGAGGATATCGCTCCCGCTCGTCGGGAACGTGGAGGCGGCGGGCAAGACCGCCGAGAAGCTCGCTGAGGAACTTACGACCAAGTACTCGGAGTTCGTAGTCCGGCCGTCGGTCTGGGTCACGATCAGCGAGTTCAGGCAGGACACCGTCCTGATGCTCGGACTCATCGGCAAGCCCGGCCCCTCTGTCATCGGCCAGGACACGACGATCCTGACCGCGATCGCCTCGGCCGGCGGCACGCTCGAGAAGGCCGACACCGCCAACATCCTGGTCACCCGCAACAACCAGGAGACCATACACGTCAACCTCGACGCCGCCGCGACCGACCCGAAGCAGAACATCAAGGTCGTACCCGGTGATATCATATTCGTGCCGGAGTCGAAGGACAGGGTGCTGGTCGCAGGGTCGGTCACCAACCCGGGGAGTTACGACCTCAAGCCGGGGATGAGGGTGCTCGATGCGCTCTCCGCCGCGGGCGGTCTCACCACCGAGGCGAACGCCGCCGGTGCGCTGCTCACGTCCGCTTCCGGAGCGCAGGCTCGCGTGAACCTGGACAGCCTCCTCAAGAAGGGCGAGGCCTCTGAGAACGTCGAGATCAAGCCGGGCGACGTGCTCCTGGTGCCGCGGCAGGACAAGCGGTTCTTCGTCTTCGGCCAAGTCGGCAAGTCGGGCGGATACCCGCTCGCGGGAGAGGAGCGGCTGCTCGACGCCCTGTCTGCGGCGGGCGGCACCGGTACCACCTCCAACCTGTCGAACATCTCCGTCGTACGGATGGTTGACGGAAAAGCGACGGCACTCAGCGTCAACTTGAACGACTTCGCAAAGAAGGGCGACCAGGCGCAGAACATCAAGATCGAACCGTCGGACATCGTGTTCGTCCCAGAGAAGGGTGAGAAGAAGCCGTTCCAGATCCTCGATGTACTCAGGATCGTCCACGACGTCATATACCTGACGGACAGGTTCTAG